The following coding sequences lie in one Drosophila sulfurigaster albostrigata strain 15112-1811.04 chromosome 2R, ASM2355843v2, whole genome shotgun sequence genomic window:
- the LOC133836173 gene encoding LOW QUALITY PROTEIN: oxysterol-binding protein 1-like (The sequence of the model RefSeq protein was modified relative to this genomic sequence to represent the inferred CDS: deleted 1 base in 1 codon) gives MSSSEAATQQRGHSSTSQTEVNVDGNKSKSLAQKVRKREKSQPNLQGYLQKWTNLVKGFQRRWFVLDQGVLSYYLDQSEAHQQSRGSIRLKGALIEHVDACTFSVTNSSGDLNFRIKAASEAERQTWIVALELAKAGTVEVASPAKSSEGGRCRRTRVPDKPNYPLSLWSIVKNCIGKDLTKIPMPVNFNEPLSMLQRLTEDYEYSDILDVASNCEDECEQLAYMAAFTASSYATSSNRINKPFNPLLGETFECDRMDDLGWRCIAEQVSHHPPIAALHCESKNWQCWQEFTMTSKFRGKYMQVIPLGTASVSFPKTGTRYSWRKVTTTINNIIVGKLWVDQEGEMEIVDANSPQGSKCILTYVPYSYFGREQQRSVKGVVLNRHKQAKWLIRGTWDEQIEIAPVLRTQGTPDNPSYSTGAYKVAWRRRPAPVESEKYYNLTTLACQLNEPEDGVAPTDSRHRPDQRLMEQGLWDESNQEKLRLEEKQRAVRRVREEKAKQGFKVPDYQPLWFKRENASENAMHVYNHKYWEAKTTQSWSDCPDIY, from the exons ATGTCGTCGAGCGAGGCAGCAACGCAGCAACGTGGTCACAGCAGCACCTCCCAAACAGAGGTCAATGTCGACggtaataaatcaaaatcattgGCGCAAAAGGTGCGCAAGCGAGAGAAGAGTCAACCCAATCTTCAGGGCTATCTGCAAAAGTGGACGAACCTCGTCAAGGGCTTCCAACGTCGTTGGTTCGTGCTCGATCAAGGCGTGCTCAGCTACTACCTTGATCAGTCGGAGGCACATCAGCAATCGCGTGGCTCCATCCGATTGAAGGGCGCTCTCATTGAGCATGTCGATGCCTGCACATTTTCGGTGACGAACAGCAGCGGAGATCTTAACTTTCGCATCAAGGCAGCCTCGGAAGCGGAGCGTCAGACATGGATTGTAGCTCTAGAGTTGGCCAAGGCAGGCACAGTGGAGGTGGCGTCACCTGCCAAGAGCAGCGAGGGGGGCAGATGTCGTCGCACTCGGGTGCCAGATAAACCCAACTATCCGCTGAGTTTGTGGAGCATTGTGAAGAACTGCATTGGCAAGGATCTGACCAAGATTCCTATGCCTGTTAACTTCAATGAGCCGCTGTCGATGCTGCAGCGTTTGACCGAGGATTACGAGTATTCGGACATCTTGGATGTGGCCTCCAATTGCGAGGATGAGTGCGAGCAGCTGGCTTATATGGCCGCCTTTACAGCTTCGTCCTATGCCACGTCCTCGAATCGCATTAACAAACCTTTCAATCCGCTGCTCGGAGAGACCTTTGAGTGCGATCGCATGGATGACTTAGGCTGGCGTTGCATTGCCGAGCAGGTTTCGCATCATCCGCCAATTGCGGCGTTGCACTGCGAGAGCAAGAACTGGCAGTGCTGGCAGGAGTTCACCATGACCAGCAAGTTTCGTGGCAAGTACATGCAG GTCATTCCTCTGGGCACCGCT TCCGTGTCGTTCCCCAAGACAGGCACTCGTTACTCCTGGCGTAAGGTGACCACCACCATCAACAACATTATTGTGGGCAAACTGTGGGTGGATCAGGAAGGCGAAATGGAGATTGTGGATGCCAATTCACCCCAGGGCAGCAAGTGCATTCTCACCTACGTGCCCTACTCCTATTTCGGCCGGGAGCAACAGCGCAGCGTCAAAGGCGTCGTGCTCAATCGTCACAAACAGGCCAAGTGGCTGATTCGCGGCACTTGGGACGAGCAAATCGAAATAGCTCCTGTGCTGCGCACGCAAGGCACTCCGGACAATCCCAGCTACAGCACTGGTGCCTACAAGGTGGCCTGGCGACGACGTCCGGCGCCCGTGGAGTCCGAGAAGTACTACAACCTCACCACATTGGCGTGCCAGCTGAACGAACCCGAGGATGGTGTGGCGCCCACAGATTCGCGACATCGTCCCGATCAGCGACTGATGGAGCAGGGTTTGTGGGACGAGAGCAATCAGGAGAAGTTGCGCCTGGAGGAGAAGCAGCGAGCGGTGCGTCGGGTCCGCGAGGAGAAGGCAAAGCAAGGCTTCAAAGTCCCAGACTATCAGCCATTGTGGTTTAAGCGGGAGAACGCATCGGAGAACGCGATGCATGTGTACAATCATAAATATTGGGAGGCGAAGACAACACAAAGCTGGAGTGACTGTCCGGATATCTACTAA